From Panicum hallii strain FIL2 chromosome 2, PHallii_v3.1, whole genome shotgun sequence, a single genomic window includes:
- the LOC112883341 gene encoding uncharacterized protein LOC112883341: MGAGLLLGDAAGLGAHPTVRRRRTRLYPRGWPPAPPLRPRLGLGAAACVLRSRGHVARFAASASAGGGDEAGELSEDEAQREWEAELNRRLKEAEEMEELERTAEQLQSQAAAEATEESEEEKRERVRRELQKVAQEQAERRATAKQMFELGQKAYGRGMYGRSIEFLEAALTIIRPSSLLGGEIQIWLAMAYEANRRHKDCIALYKELESSHPMINIRRQAAELRYILEAPKLKISNDEVVSIPQIGSSWDWYAGTWSDKIKEQEDKKRKMSAASNQVQPSPNIFGDFSFLRRPNEWKKSAWVIATLWILLIGTAIYLQT; encoded by the exons ATGGgcgccggcctcctcctcgGCGATGCCGCCGGCCTGGGGGCCCACCCCACCGTCCGTCGCCGGAGGACGCGCCTCTACCCCCGCGGCtggccccccgcgccgcccctgcgcccgcggctcgggctcggggcGGCCGCTTGTGTCTTGCGGAGCCGCGGACACGTGGCCAGGTTCGCGGCCTCCGcctcggcgggcggcggggacgaGGCCGGGGAGCTGTCGGAGGACGAGGCGCAGAGGGAGTGGGAGGCGGAGCTGAACCGGCGGCTGAAGGAGGCCGAGGAGATGGAGGAGCTGGAGCGCACCGCCGAGCAGCTGCAGAGCCAGGCCGCCGCCGAGGCCACCGAGGAGTCGGAGGAGGAGAAGCGCGAGCGCGTCCGCCGCGAGCTACAGAAG GTGGCACAAGAGCAAGCGGAAAGGAGGGCGACGGCCAAGCAAATGTTTGAATTGGGGCAAAAGGCATACGGGAGAGGAATGTATGGCCGCTCAATTGAATTCTTGGAGGCTGCACTTACTATCATACGCCCCTCTTCTCTCCTAGGCGGCGAG ATCCAAATTTGGCTTGCAATGGCATATGAGGCCAACAGGAGGCACAAGGATTGCATTGCATTGTACAAAGAATTGGAGAGTAGCCACCCCATGATCAATATCAGGCGGCAGGCAGCTGAACTCAGATACATTTTAGAGGCTCCCAAGTTGAAGATATCGAATGACGAGGTGGTCTCAATACCACAAATTGGGAGCAGCTGGGATTG GTATGCCGGAACATGGAGTGACAAAATCAAGGAACAAGAGGACAAGAAAAGAAAGATGAGTGCTGCTAGCAACCAAGTTCAGCCTTCCCCAAACATCTTTGGAGACTTCTCCTTCTTGCGACGGCCAAACGAATGGAAGAAGAGCGCATGGGTGATTGCTACTTTATGGATCCTTTTGATCGGAACAGCAATCTATCTGCAAACATGA